A single Halarcobacter anaerophilus DNA region contains:
- the rplL gene encoding 50S ribosomal protein L7/L12 — translation MAISKEDVLEYISGLSVLELSELVKEFEEKFGVSAQPVAVAGGAVAGGEAAAAEEKTEFNVVIKDAGAKKINVIKVIRALTGLGLKEAKAMAEEAGAVVKEGVSKEDAEAAKAELEGAGATVELA, via the coding sequence ATGGCAATTTCTAAAGAAGACGTATTAGAATACATCTCAGGTTTATCTGTATTAGAGTTATCTGAATTAGTAAAAGAATTTGAAGAAAAATTCGGTGTATCTGCACAACCGGTTGCAGTTGCAGGTGGAGCAGTTGCTGGTGGTGAAGCTGCTGCAGCAGAAGAAAAAACTGAATTTAACGTTGTGATTAAAGATGCAGGTGCTAAAAAAATCAACGTTATTAAAGTAATCAGAGCTCTTACAGGTCTTGGATTAAAAGAAGCAAAAGCTATGGCTGAAGAAGCTGGTGCAGTAGTTAAAGAAGGTGTTTCTAAAGAAGACGCTGAAGCTGCTAAAGCTGAATTAGAAGGGGCAGGAGCTACTGTAGAATTAGCATAA
- the rpoB gene encoding DNA-directed RNA polymerase subunit beta, giving the protein MLNSLKSGNRLRVDFAKNPQQIEIPNLLQLQQSSYENFLMIGKDDRTEAGIEKVFKSVFPIHDAQNRITLEYIGSEVGKPKYDVRESMVRGLTYSIPLKINIRLTLWDLDEKTGEKIGVKDMKEQSLFIREIPLMTDRTSFIVNGVERVVVNQLHRSPGVIFKEEESNTAGNKLIYTGQIIPDRGSWLYFEYDAKDVLYVRINKRRKVPVTILFRALGYSKEDIIKLFYPILNVKIKNNKFLTEFNPDDFTGRVEFDIKDDKGNLVIAAGKRLTARKAKALVDGGLKLVEYPVDLLMDRSTANTIYDPESGEVLFDALTPLDELKLKKLLDLGFDNFDIANDLAPSVDDSIINAFKADAESLKLLKQTEQIDDENDLSAIRIYKVMRPGEPVTKEAAKEFVRKLFFDPERYDLTKVGRMKMNHKLGVSVPEYVTVLTYEDIIKTVQYLVKVKSGHGHIDDRDHLGNRRIRAIGELLANELHSGLIKMQKAIRDKMTTLSGTLEDIMPHDLVNSKMITSTITEFFTSGQLSQFMDQTNPLSEVTHKRRLSALGEGGLVKERAGFEVRDVHPTHYGRICPVETPEGQNIGLINTLSTFSKVNDLGFIEAPYKKVIDGVVTDEIEYYTATQEEGKTIAPGSTKVDDNGKIIEPLIEARQDGEILLVERSKVNLIDISSQMVMGVAASLIPFLEHDDANRALMGSNMMRQAVPLLRPNAPIVGTGLEKIVARDAWEAIKAKRGGIIEKADAKNIYIRGEDETGAFIDHYEVNKNVRTNNNTSFGQRTAVKEGDVVEKGQVIADGPSMDNGELAVGVNAMVAFMPWNGYNYEDAIILSRRLIKEDAFTSVHIYEKEVECRELKHGNEEITRDLPGVKEESITHLDNSGIIKVGTYVKPGMILVGKVTPKGEIKPTPEERLLRAIFGEKAGHVINKSLYCPTSMEGVVVDVKVFTKKGYEKDERAITEIEAEKAELDLKHHDKLLMLDREEILKINDLLSKSPLSKDVEVEGTVYKKGDSIPVDILAGVNRFAMKKVVSSYSGDVEKKYNDIKEYFIKQKATLREEHEEKIQVLEHDDILPSGVIKQVKVYVATKRKIKVGDKMAGRHGNKGIVSNIVPQVDMPYLENGTTVDVILNPLGVPSRMNIGQILEVHLGLAGRKLGYQIQEIFDAKKADFITELRTKMAEIADVAKLMNGKKFMENLSDDELINYARDWSKGVRFATQVFDGAKEAEFKKLFELAKIDSDGKSTLYDGKTGEKMKERVNVGYMYMLKLHHLVDEKVHARSTGPYSLVTQQPVGGKALFGGQRFGEMEVWALEAYGATNVLKEMLTTKSDDVEGRTKAYRAIANGENVPSSGVPETFFVLTKELKALGLDVEIFEEVEDDE; this is encoded by the coding sequence ATGTTAAACTCTTTAAAATCTGGTAATAGACTTAGAGTTGATTTTGCAAAAAATCCTCAACAAATCGAAATTCCAAATTTATTACAATTACAACAAAGTTCATATGAAAATTTTCTAATGATAGGAAAAGATGATAGAACTGAAGCGGGTATTGAAAAAGTATTCAAATCAGTGTTCCCAATTCATGATGCTCAAAATAGAATAACATTAGAGTATATAGGCAGCGAAGTGGGGAAACCTAAATATGATGTAAGAGAATCAATGGTAAGAGGACTTACTTACTCTATTCCGTTAAAAATTAATATTAGACTTACATTATGGGATTTAGATGAAAAAACCGGTGAAAAAATCGGTGTAAAAGATATGAAAGAGCAATCTTTATTCATCCGAGAAATTCCTCTAATGACAGACAGAACTTCATTTATTGTAAATGGTGTTGAAAGAGTTGTTGTTAATCAGTTACACAGATCTCCGGGTGTAATTTTTAAAGAAGAAGAATCAAATACAGCAGGTAACAAATTAATTTATACAGGGCAAATTATTCCTGATAGAGGTTCTTGGTTATATTTTGAATATGATGCAAAAGATGTATTATATGTAAGAATCAACAAAAGAAGAAAAGTTCCTGTTACAATTCTTTTTAGAGCTTTAGGTTACTCAAAAGAAGATATTATCAAACTTTTTTATCCTATATTAAATGTAAAAATTAAAAACAATAAATTTTTAACTGAATTCAATCCTGATGATTTTACGGGAAGAGTTGAATTTGATATTAAAGATGATAAAGGTAATTTAGTAATTGCGGCAGGAAAAAGATTAACTGCTAGAAAAGCAAAAGCTTTAGTAGACGGCGGATTAAAACTTGTTGAATATCCAGTTGATTTATTAATGGATAGAAGTACAGCAAATACTATTTATGATCCTGAATCAGGTGAAGTTTTATTTGATGCTTTAACACCGCTTGATGAATTAAAACTTAAAAAACTTCTTGATTTAGGATTTGATAATTTTGATATAGCAAATGATTTAGCTCCTAGCGTTGATGATTCTATTATTAATGCTTTTAAAGCAGATGCTGAATCTTTAAAATTATTAAAACAAACAGAACAAATTGATGATGAGAATGATTTATCAGCTATTAGAATTTATAAAGTTATGAGACCGGGTGAACCTGTAACAAAAGAAGCAGCTAAAGAGTTTGTTAGAAAACTATTTTTTGATCCTGAAAGATATGACTTAACAAAAGTCGGTAGAATGAAAATGAATCATAAGTTAGGTGTAAGTGTTCCTGAATATGTTACTGTATTAACTTATGAAGATATTATAAAAACAGTTCAATATTTAGTTAAAGTTAAATCTGGGCACGGTCATATTGATGATAGAGACCACTTAGGAAACAGAAGAATTAGAGCAATCGGGGAACTTCTTGCAAATGAGTTGCACTCTGGACTTATTAAAATGCAAAAAGCAATTAGAGATAAAATGACTACATTAAGTGGAACATTAGAAGATATTATGCCACACGATTTAGTTAACTCTAAAATGATTACTTCGACAATTACCGAGTTCTTTACATCTGGGCAATTATCTCAATTTATGGATCAAACAAACCCATTATCTGAGGTTACTCATAAAAGAAGACTTTCTGCACTTGGTGAAGGTGGTTTAGTAAAAGAGAGAGCTGGATTTGAAGTAAGGGACGTTCACCCGACTCACTACGGAAGAATCTGTCCAGTTGAAACTCCAGAGGGACAAAATATTGGACTTATAAATACTTTGTCGACTTTTTCAAAAGTTAATGATTTAGGATTTATCGAAGCTCCTTATAAAAAAGTTATTGATGGTGTAGTTACTGATGAAATTGAATACTATACTGCGACTCAAGAAGAGGGGAAAACTATTGCTCCTGGTTCAACAAAAGTTGATGACAACGGGAAAATTATCGAACCTCTAATTGAAGCTAGACAAGACGGTGAAATCTTGTTAGTTGAGAGAAGTAAAGTTAATTTGATTGATATCTCTTCTCAAATGGTAATGGGGGTTGCAGCTTCACTTATTCCTTTCTTGGAACACGATGATGCCAACAGAGCCTTGATGGGATCAAATATGATGAGACAAGCCGTTCCTTTACTTAGACCAAATGCACCTATTGTAGGAACAGGGTTAGAAAAAATCGTAGCAAGAGATGCTTGGGAAGCAATTAAAGCCAAAAGAGGCGGTATTATTGAAAAAGCCGATGCAAAAAATATTTATATCAGAGGTGAAGATGAAACAGGAGCTTTCATCGATCACTATGAAGTAAATAAAAACGTTAGAACAAATAATAACACATCTTTTGGACAAAGAACAGCTGTAAAAGAGGGTGATGTTGTAGAAAAAGGTCAAGTTATTGCTGACGGACCGTCTATGGATAACGGAGAATTAGCAGTAGGTGTTAATGCAATGGTTGCCTTTATGCCTTGGAACGGTTATAACTACGAGGATGCGATTATCCTTTCTAGAAGATTGATTAAAGAAGATGCTTTCACCTCTGTTCATATTTATGAAAAAGAAGTTGAGTGTAGAGAGTTAAAACACGGTAATGAAGAGATAACAAGAGATCTTCCGGGTGTAAAAGAAGAGTCTATTACTCATCTAGATAATTCAGGTATTATTAAAGTAGGAACATATGTTAAACCAGGAATGATACTTGTAGGTAAAGTAACTCCTAAAGGTGAAATCAAACCAACTCCTGAAGAGAGATTGTTAAGAGCAATTTTCGGTGAAAAAGCAGGACATGTTATAAATAAATCTTTATACTGTCCGACATCAATGGAAGGTGTAGTTGTTGATGTAAAAGTATTCACTAAAAAAGGTTATGAAAAAGACGAAAGAGCTATTACCGAAATAGAAGCAGAAAAAGCAGAACTTGATTTAAAACATCATGATAAACTTTTAATGCTTGATAGAGAAGAGATTCTAAAAATCAATGATTTATTATCTAAATCTCCTTTATCAAAAGATGTAGAAGTAGAAGGAACTGTTTATAAAAAAGGTGACAGTATTCCTGTTGATATTTTAGCCGGTGTAAACAGATTTGCTATGAAAAAAGTTGTATCATCATATTCAGGTGATGTTGAGAAAAAATATAATGATATTAAAGAGTATTTTATAAAACAAAAAGCAACTTTAAGAGAAGAACATGAAGAAAAAATTCAAGTTCTAGAGCATGATGATATTTTACCAAGCGGTGTAATTAAACAAGTTAAAGTTTATGTAGCAACAAAAAGAAAAATCAAAGTCGGGGATAAAATGGCAGGACGACACGGTAATAAAGGTATCGTTTCAAACATTGTTCCTCAAGTTGATATGCCGTATTTAGAAAACGGAACTACAGTTGACGTTATTCTTAACCCGCTAGGGGTTCCTTCAAGGATGAATATCGGGCAAATCTTAGAAGTACACTTAGGACTTGCAGGTAGAAAACTGGGATATCAAATTCAAGAGATTTTTGATGCTAAAAAAGCAGATTTTATTACTGAACTTAGAACAAAAATGGCAGAGATTGCCGATGTTGCTAAATTAATGAACGGTAAAAAATTTATGGAAAATTTATCTGATGATGAGCTAATAAATTATGCAAGAGATTGGTCAAAAGGTGTTAGATTTGCTACTCAAGTATTTGATGGAGCAAAAGAAGCAGAGTTTAAAAAATTGTTTGAATTAGCAAAAATCGATTCTGACGGTAAATCAACACTTTATGACGGTAAAACTGGTGAAAAAATGAAAGAGAGAGTAAACGTAGGTTATATGTATATGTTGAAACTTCACCACTTAGTTGATGAAAAAGTTCACGCAAGATCTACAGGACCTTACTCACTTGTAACACAACAACCAGTTGGTGGTAAAGCACTATTTGGTGGACAAAGATTCGGGGAAATGGAAGTTTGGGCACTTGAAGCATATGGTGCTACAAATGTATTAAAAGAGATGCTTACAACAAAATCAGATGATGTTGAAGGTAGAACAAAAGCTTATAGAGCTATCGCAAACGGTGAAAATGTTCCAAGTTCTGGTGTTCCAGAAACATTCTTCGTATTAACTAAAGAGTTAAAAGCTTTAGGGTTAGATGTAGAGATTTTCGAAGAGGTAGAAGACGATGAGTAA
- a CDS encoding tyrosine-type recombinase/integrase produces the protein MPKISKPLTTTEIKNAKYTSKDEYKELKLKDPNAKLNNKLADGKGLYLLLKPNSKMWRFDFRYGGKNLSMSFGIYPEIGLKEAREKREAARELLSKNINPISEKRIKKASESLTLQNVIDEWIDLRKKSSSTATITQNKRILKNITDWLGNIAIKDIKRVDIISALEKLQSRGVIETAHRLLSLINKIYMFAVTKEYVEHNIVANIDKKSVLIPNQKDTHLAAITEPKDIKQLLLDINSIGEKLKSDISTIFIFKLIPYVFVRSENIRLMCWDDINLEKGVWEIPKEKMKMKVDFVCPLPKQAIAILKQIEPFSRHRSRFVFPSPYKNDRGVSGATLSDTLNKLGYQNKHTFHGFRSMFSTIAHELYKEHAFHSDIIESCLAHKEKNKVKAAYNRESKYKYFEEKKELIQWYADWLDRL, from the coding sequence ATGCCAAAAATATCAAAGCCTCTTACAACTACAGAAATTAAAAATGCAAAATACACATCAAAAGATGAATACAAAGAATTAAAATTAAAAGACCCTAATGCAAAACTAAATAATAAGCTTGCCGATGGAAAAGGATTATATCTACTATTAAAACCTAATTCTAAAATGTGGCGTTTTGATTTTAGGTATGGTGGAAAAAATCTTAGTATGTCTTTTGGTATTTATCCTGAAATAGGATTAAAAGAAGCTAGAGAAAAAAGAGAAGCAGCAAGAGAACTATTATCAAAAAATATAAATCCAATATCAGAAAAAAGAATTAAAAAAGCTTCAGAATCACTAACTTTACAAAATGTAATTGATGAATGGATTGACCTTAGAAAAAAAAGCTCAAGTACTGCGACTATAACACAAAACAAAAGAATATTAAAAAATATAACTGATTGGTTAGGCAATATTGCAATTAAAGATATAAAAAGAGTTGATATAATTAGTGCATTGGAAAAACTACAAAGTAGAGGAGTTATAGAAACTGCTCATAGATTATTATCCTTAATTAATAAAATATACATGTTCGCTGTTACAAAAGAATATGTTGAGCATAATATAGTTGCAAATATTGATAAAAAATCAGTTTTAATTCCTAATCAAAAAGATACTCATTTAGCAGCAATTACAGAACCTAAAGATATAAAACAACTTTTACTAGATATTAACTCAATTGGTGAGAAGTTAAAGAGTGATATAAGTACTATATTTATATTTAAACTTATACCTTATGTGTTTGTAAGAAGTGAAAATATAAGGCTTATGTGTTGGGATGATATCAATCTGGAAAAAGGTGTTTGGGAAATACCAAAAGAAAAAATGAAAATGAAAGTAGACTTTGTTTGTCCTCTACCAAAACAGGCAATTGCTATTTTAAAACAAATAGAACCTTTCTCAAGACATAGAAGTAGATTTGTATTTCCTTCTCCATATAAGAACGATAGAGGAGTTTCAGGTGCTACCCTGTCTGATACATTAAATAAGTTAGGTTATCAAAATAAACACACTTTCCATGGTTTTAGAAGTATGTTTTCTACTATTGCACATGAATTATATAAAGAGCATGCCTTTCATTCAGATATTATTGAATCATGTTTAGCTCATAAAGAAAAGAATAAAGTAAAAGCAGCTTATAACAGAGAATCAAAATATAAATATTTTGAAGAAAAAAAAGAATTAATCCAATGGTATGCGGATTGGTTGGATAGGCTTTAG
- the rpoC gene encoding DNA-directed RNA polymerase subunit beta', with protein MSNNEKILEPIEVKELERPKDFSAFQLRLASPEKILSWSSGEVKKPETINYRTLKPERDGLFCAKIFGPVKDYECLCGKYKKMRYKGVVCEKCGVEVTSSKVRRHRMGHIDLVSPVAHIWMVSSLPTRIGTLLGVKLKDLERVLYYEAYIVAEPGEAYYDNEKTKKVNKYDILNEEQFRTISDLFDHTGFEANMGGQVIRDLLETLDLIELLNTLKEDMAGTKSEAKRKTIVKRLKVVENFINSGNRPEWMMLTKLPVLPPDLRPLVALDGGKFAVSDVNDLYRRVINRNNRLKRLTELDAPEIIIRNEKRMLQEAVDALFDNGKTANAVKGANKRPLKSLSEIIKGKQGRFRQNLLGKRVDFSGRSVIVVGPSLNMDQCGIPKKMALELFKPHLMAKLEEKGYATTLKSAKRLIESQTNEVWECLSEIVDEYPILLNRAPTLHKLSIQAFHPTLIDGKAIQLHPLVCAAFNADFDGDQMAVHVPLSQEAIAEAKILMMSSMNILLPASGRAIAVPSQDMILGIYYLSLEKEGVKGQHKLFADVNEAKIALEMGKVDLHAKIRTKIDDKVIHTTIGRLIVHEILPDFVPVELWNKILKKKDIGALVDYIYKHGGYEVTPKFLDNLKNLGFRYATDAGVSVSIDDIRVPPSKVEHIAKSKKEVIEVQRQFSQGLLTEQERYNKIIDIWTEVNNTLGTEMMDLVKSDKDGFNSIYMMADSGARGSAAQIRQLSGMRGLMAKPDGSIIETPIISNFREGLNVLEYFISTHGARKGLADTALKTANAGYLTRKLIDVSQNVRITMEDCGTHEGIQITDISSGNELIESLEERITGRVIAEDIIDPISNEILFTEGTLITEEDAKVVAEAEVKSVVIRTPLTCKAKNGLCSKCYGLNLGEQRKAKPGEAVGVVAAQSIGEPGTQLTLRTFHVGGTASATQTERELRADKEGFIRYYNIKTHTDVEDRKVVANRRNAGILLVEPKINAPFKGNVTVETVHEEVILTITNGKEEKKYYLRKNDVAKANELAGVSGKVEGKLYLPHKDGIEVDENDSIVEMIRDGWNVPNRIPYASLLRVQDGAPITTTIVSGAIGTVKYYKLHGDYLERKDDIKKGERVEEKGLFSVIVDGDGREALRHYISRGSVVNLDDNTPVEKDSVIALPASDEQVVIAEWDPYSNPTIAEKAGKIAFEDIIPGVTVAEQFDELTGTSKLVVNEYIPAGYKPSIVVATDKKELIKYALEPKTSLFVNEGQEVQVADILGKTPKATQKSKDITGGLPRVSELFEARRPKNIAVLASFDGMVTFGKPLRNKQRIIITDENGNKGEFLVEKSKQILVREGEFVHAGEALTDGQVSPHDILRILGEKALHYFIVSEVQQVYRSQGVNIADKHIEVITSQMLRQVSIVDGGDTKFIIGDMVSKKRFMQENEKIVKLGGKPAIAEPLLLGITRAAVTSDSIISAASFQETTKVLTEAAISAKMDMLEDLKENVVIGRTIPVGTGLYKDKKVKFEDYEEN; from the coding sequence ATGAGTAATAACGAAAAAATTTTAGAGCCAATTGAAGTAAAAGAACTAGAAAGACCAAAAGACTTTTCAGCTTTTCAATTAAGATTAGCAAGTCCTGAAAAGATCCTTTCTTGGTCTTCAGGAGAGGTAAAGAAACCTGAAACAATTAATTATAGAACATTAAAACCTGAAAGAGACGGTCTTTTTTGTGCCAAAATTTTTGGACCTGTAAAAGATTATGAGTGTCTTTGCGGTAAATATAAAAAAATGAGATACAAAGGTGTTGTATGTGAAAAATGTGGTGTTGAAGTAACATCAAGTAAAGTAAGACGACACAGAATGGGACACATTGATTTAGTTTCTCCTGTTGCTCATATTTGGATGGTAAGCTCACTTCCTACTAGAATAGGAACTCTACTTGGAGTTAAACTAAAAGATTTGGAAAGAGTTTTATATTATGAAGCATACATTGTTGCAGAACCAGGTGAAGCTTATTATGATAATGAAAAAACAAAAAAAGTTAATAAATACGATATTTTAAATGAAGAACAATTTAGAACAATTTCTGATTTGTTTGACCATACAGGATTTGAAGCAAATATGGGTGGACAAGTAATTAGAGATTTACTTGAGACTCTAGATTTAATTGAACTTCTTAATACTCTAAAAGAGGATATGGCAGGGACTAAATCTGAAGCAAAAAGAAAAACAATCGTAAAAAGACTAAAAGTTGTTGAAAACTTTATCAATTCTGGAAACAGACCAGAATGGATGATGCTTACAAAACTTCCTGTTCTTCCACCTGATTTAAGACCTCTTGTTGCTCTTGACGGTGGTAAATTTGCCGTTTCTGACGTAAATGACCTTTATAGAAGAGTTATAAACAGAAATAACAGACTTAAAAGATTAACAGAACTTGATGCACCTGAGATTATTATCAGAAATGAAAAAAGAATGCTTCAAGAAGCTGTTGATGCGTTGTTTGACAACGGTAAAACAGCAAATGCGGTAAAAGGTGCAAACAAAAGACCTCTTAAATCATTATCTGAAATTATTAAAGGTAAACAAGGACGATTTAGACAAAACCTATTAGGAAAAAGGGTTGACTTCTCAGGAAGATCTGTAATCGTTGTTGGTCCTAGTTTAAATATGGATCAATGCGGTATTCCTAAAAAAATGGCTCTAGAGTTGTTTAAACCGCATTTAATGGCAAAATTAGAAGAAAAAGGTTATGCAACTACACTTAAATCGGCTAAAAGATTGATTGAATCTCAAACAAATGAAGTTTGGGAATGTTTATCTGAAATTGTTGATGAGTACCCAATTTTACTTAACAGGGCTCCGACACTTCATAAACTTTCAATTCAAGCGTTTCACCCGACACTTATTGACGGTAAAGCTATTCAGCTTCACCCATTAGTTTGTGCTGCATTTAATGCCGACTTTGACGGTGACCAAATGGCTGTTCACGTTCCTTTATCGCAAGAAGCTATTGCTGAAGCAAAAATTCTTATGATGAGTTCTATGAATATTCTTTTACCGGCTTCAGGACGTGCTATTGCAGTTCCATCTCAAGATATGATTTTGGGTATTTATTATCTATCATTGGAAAAAGAGGGTGTAAAAGGTCAACATAAACTATTTGCAGATGTAAATGAAGCAAAAATTGCACTTGAAATGGGAAAAGTTGATCTTCATGCAAAAATCAGAACAAAAATAGATGATAAAGTTATTCATACAACTATAGGTAGATTGATTGTTCATGAAATCTTACCTGATTTCGTTCCTGTTGAATTATGGAATAAAATCTTAAAGAAAAAAGATATCGGTGCCTTAGTTGATTATATCTATAAACACGGTGGATATGAAGTAACTCCAAAATTCTTAGACAATCTTAAAAACTTAGGTTTTAGATATGCAACAGATGCAGGGGTATCGGTATCTATCGATGATATTAGAGTTCCGCCTTCAAAAGTTGAACATATTGCTAAATCTAAAAAAGAGGTTATTGAAGTTCAAAGACAGTTCTCTCAAGGGTTGTTAACTGAGCAAGAAAGATATAATAAAATCATTGATATCTGGACTGAGGTTAATAATACTTTGGGTACTGAGATGATGGATCTTGTAAAATCAGATAAAGACGGATTTAACTCAATTTATATGATGGCTGACTCGGGAGCTAGGGGTTCTGCTGCTCAAATTAGACAATTGTCTGGTATGAGGGGACTTATGGCTAAACCTGACGGTTCAATTATTGAAACACCTATTATTTCTAACTTTAGGGAAGGTCTAAACGTACTTGAGTACTTTATTTCTACTCACGGTGCTAGAAAAGGTCTTGCCGATACTGCACTTAAAACAGCAAATGCAGGGTATTTGACAAGAAAACTTATTGATGTTTCACAAAATGTTAGAATCACAATGGAAGATTGCGGTACTCACGAAGGTATCCAAATTACGGATATTAGTTCAGGTAATGAATTAATTGAGTCTTTAGAAGAAAGAATCACAGGTAGAGTAATCGCTGAAGATATTATTGATCCAATTTCAAATGAGATTTTATTTACAGAAGGAACTTTAATAACAGAAGAAGATGCAAAAGTTGTTGCAGAAGCTGAAGTAAAATCGGTAGTTATTAGAACTCCACTTACTTGTAAAGCTAAAAACGGTCTTTGCTCTAAATGTTACGGGTTAAACCTTGGAGAGCAAAGAAAAGCAAAACCTGGTGAAGCAGTCGGGGTTGTAGCAGCACAATCAATCGGGGAACCAGGAACACAGCTTACACTTAGAACTTTCCACGTTGGGGGTACTGCAAGTGCTACTCAAACAGAAAGAGAGTTAAGAGCAGATAAAGAAGGTTTTATCAGATACTACAATATCAAAACTCATACAGATGTTGAGGATAGAAAAGTAGTAGCAAACAGAAGAAATGCAGGTATTTTATTGGTTGAGCCTAAAATCAATGCACCTTTTAAAGGTAATGTAACTGTTGAAACTGTTCACGAAGAAGTAATTTTAACTATTACAAACGGTAAAGAAGAGAAAAAATATTACCTTAGAAAAAATGATGTTGCAAAAGCAAATGAACTTGCGGGTGTTTCAGGAAAAGTTGAAGGTAAACTTTATTTACCTCACAAAGACGGTATAGAAGTTGATGAAAATGATTCAATCGTTGAAATGATTAGAGATGGATGGAATGTTCCAAACAGAATCCCTTATGCATCTTTATTAAGAGTTCAAGACGGGGCACCTATTACAACAACTATAGTTTCAGGAGCAATCGGTACGGTTAAATACTACAAACTTCACGGTGATTATCTGGAAAGAAAAGATGATATCAAAAAAGGTGAAAGAGTAGAAGAAAAAGGTCTTTTCTCTGTAATTGTAGACGGTGACGGCAGAGAAGCGTTAAGACACTATATTTCAAGAGGTTCGGTAGTTAACTTAGATGATAACACTCCTGTTGAAAAAGATAGCGTAATTGCATTACCTGCAAGTGACGAACAAGTAGTAATCGCTGAATGGGATCCATACTCAAATCCAACAATTGCCGAAAAAGCCGGTAAAATTGCATTTGAAGATATTATTCCAGGTGTTACTGTTGCAGAACAATTTGATGAATTAACAGGTACGTCAAAACTTGTTGTAAACGAGTATATTCCTGCTGGATATAAACCTTCTATTGTAGTTGCTACAGATAAAAAAGAGTTGATAAAATATGCTTTAGAGCCTAAAACATCGCTTTTTGTAAATGAAGGACAAGAGGTTCAAGTTGCGGATATTTTAGGTAAAACACCAAAAGCTACTCAAAAATCAAAAGACATTACAGGGGGTCTTCCAAGAGTATCTGAGTTATTTGAAGCAAGAAGACCTAAAAATATTGCAGTTCTTGCATCATTTGACGGAATGGTAACATTTGGTAAACCTTTAAGAAACAAACAAAGAATTATTATTACTGATGAAAACGGTAATAAAGGTGAATTCTTGGTTGAAAAATCTAAACAAATCCTTGTAAGAGAAGGGGAGTTTGTACATGCAGGTGAGGCTTTAACAGACGGTCAAGTTTCTCCTCATGATATTCTTAGAATTTTAGGTGAAAAAGCGTTGCATTACTTTATTGTATCAGAAGTACAACAAGTATATAGATCTCAAGGGGTTAATATCGCCGATAAACATATTGAGGTTATTACATCTCAAATGTTAAGACAGGTATCTATCGTAGATGGTGGAGATACTAAGTTTATTATAGGTGATATGGTATCTAAAAAAAGATTTATGCAAGAGAATGAAAAAATCGTTAAACTTGGCGGTAAACCTGCTATTGCAGAGCCTTTATTACTTGGTATTACAAGAGCTGCTGTTACATCAGATTCTATTATCTCTGCTGCATCTTTCCAAGAAACGACAAAAGTTCTAACTGAAGCTGCAATTAGTGCAAAAATGGATATGTTAGAAGACTTAAAAGAGAATGTTGTTATTGGTAGAACAATTCCTGTAGGAACTGGTCTATACAAAGACAAAAAAGTTAAATTTGAAGATTACGAAGAGAATTAA
- a CDS encoding YciI family protein, which translates to MQYLVIAYDNEGALEKRIEVRDAHVEGTRKLMAEGKIIDAGALTEEDQMVGSTLFVDFENDDEINNWLENEPYVVNGVWNMDEFQIVPVKLLPKN; encoded by the coding sequence ATGCAATATCTTGTTATAGCTTATGACAATGAAGGTGCTTTAGAAAAAAGAATTGAAGTAAGAGATGCCCATGTTGAAGGTACTAGAAAATTAATGGCAGAAGGCAAAATAATTGATGCAGGTGCTCTTACGGAAGAAGATCAAATGGTAGGTTCAACACTTTTTGTAGATTTTGAAAATGATGATGAAATAAACAATTGGCTTGAAAATGAACCCTATGTGGTAAACGGTGTTTGGAATATGGACGAGTTCCAAATCGTTCCTGTTAAATTATTGCCAAAAAATTAA